The genomic DNA GGATAGCTCTTTCTTTAACTTCTAATTGTACTGACATAACCTAATTCCTCCTTGAAATAATGAGTGATTTGGTTAAACTCAGAAACAAAACATAATGGAAAAAAGAAACTCTTTTTTCAGTTGTTCTTGTCTAGAAAAATGCTAACAATAATCAAAAAATCCCCACAAATATTGCCAGGCAACACTCATGGGAATGGTTCATTGTTATCGTTGTTCTCTCCCAGGTCATTACGCTGTTTTTGAGAAACCTTTATTTACTTTACTTATCAACCGTAACACTTATATTTTTATACGTCAAGGAATTACCTTTTTCTACTTTTCATCTTTAACGGATTCCACTATACTAATACCAGAATGGAGCGGAACAATGCGATTAGATAAATTACTAGAAGAACTTCAGTTTGGATCACGCAAAACGGTGAAACGAATAATCAGAGGCAAGCAGGTCACTGTGGATGGCATCGTGACATTAAATGAAAGCCAAAATGTCGATGCGCAATTACAAATGATTAAAGTAAAAGGACAATTAATTTCGCATAAGACACATGTGTACTATATGTTGAATAAGCCAAAAGGTGTGGTTAGCGCTGTCTCAGATGCATCTAAAAAAACAGTTATTGATTTGATTGCGCCACAAGACAGACGCCCTGGTCTTTATCCAGTGGGCAGACTCGATGGCGATACAGAAGGGTTACTTCTATTAACAGATAATGGACAATTAGGGTATCAATTAATTCGGCCAAATAAAGAAGTAGCGAAATGTTATGAAGTGAAAGTCAATGGTTTGGTCTCTGCAGAAGATTGTGCTAAATTTAAAGATGGGATTGTTTTGCAAGGAGGCATTCAATGTAAGCCAGCAAAAATAACTGTTCTTGCAGCGACTGAAACGGAGAGTCATGTTTTCCTGACTATTCAAGAAGGAAAATTTCACCAAGTGAAAAAAATGTTTTTATCCGTGGGAAAAAAAGTGACTGCTTTAAAACGCCAAACTATGGGGCCGTTGCGGCTAGATCCGCAATTACCTTTAGGTGCTTATCGTTCATTAACAAGAGAAGAGTTACAATTGCTATTGCCTTATTTTTTTATTGAAAAACAACAAACAAGCAAAGCGTTACCGAGTAATTTGAAAAGAGAAGAGGAACGGAAATGAAAACATTGCTTTTTGATGTTGATGATACATTGTTAGATTTTAAATTGGCTGAAAAGAAGGCTCTTCATGCCTTGTTTGAAGAAGAAAATGTACCATTTACATCTGAAGTCGAGTCAACATACCACCGAATTAATCAAGGATTATGGCGTTCATTTGAAGAAGGGAAAATAACAAAAGATGTTCTCCTTGATACACGGTTTGGTTTATTGTTTGACGCGTTTAATCGAGAAGTTGATAGCGTTAAAATGGGAGAAAACTACCGAGAATATTTAAGCCAAGGACATGACTTGCTTGGCAATAGTCAACGTATTTTGGAAAAATTAGCACCCCATTATGATTTATATATTGTGACAAACGGAGTGGCAAAAACACAGTATCGTCGATTGGAAGATTCGAAATTAATGCCTTATTTTAAAGATATTTTTGTTTCAGAAGAAGTGGGTTATCAAAAACCGATGAAAGAGTATTTTGATTTTGTTTTTGAACGGATTCCTAATTTTAGTAGAGAAAAAACAATGATTATTGGCGATTCTTTGCATTCAGATATTCAAGGAGGCCAACAAGCGAAAATTCAAACTGTTTGGCTCAATCCGACCTCCGCTCCAGCAACACCAACAATTCAACCCAATTATACGATTCAACAGCTAGATGAGTTGTTACCAATTCTTGGGCATTAAAAAACAACATTTCCTGTACAGGAAATGTTGTTTTTTAACTTAAATGTAACCGTAAGCGAACCATATCTTTTAAAGGCAAGCCATTTTCCATAATGGGCTCATCATAATGATGGATAAAAAAATCTGGTTCAATATGTGTCATTCGAAAACCGACTTTTTGGTAGAGATATAGCTGTTGAAAGCCTGTGCTCCCAGTCCCAATCTCCAAGTAATCATACTTTTCTTTTTTGGCAAAATCAATGGCAAAATGTAATAACTCTTGTCCGATGCCCCGCCCTCGGCTTTCTTCTGAGACAGCGATGTTTACGATTTCCAATGTCCGTGGGTGAGTCGGCAACAGGACTAAAATTCCTTGAAGTTCTTCAGTCTGATAGTCAAAGCAAATGCCGCGGGTAATGTAATCTGCCACCATTTTTTTTGAGGGATCTGCCTCATAAAGAAGAGCGTAATGCGCAGTTGTAAGAGCTTCTTTTTTGACTTTTTTAATCATAGGTAGGATTCTCCTTTTATTGATAAGTATACTGTAATTGAAAGAAGTGTGGGCAGATTTTTCATAAGAAGATAAAAATCACATGAAAAGTCTTGGAAAAGGTCTGGCATTCTTCAGAGTTTTCATTATAATAGTAAAAGACAATGAAGTTTTTGAAAAGAAAGAGGTTTATACATGAAAGATAGTCAGCCAATTATCATTGGTGTTACTGGCGGATCAGGAAGCGGAAAAACCAGTGTTAGCCGTGCGATTTTTAATAATTTTCCCGATCATTCAATTATGATGTTAGAACAGGATTCTTATTATAAAGATCAGAGCCATTTGAGTTTTGAAGAACGTTTAAATACCAATTATGATCATCCTTTTGCGTTTGATACAGATTTATTGATTCAACATGTTGAACAACTGTTAAATTATCAAGCCATTGAAAAGCCAGTTTATGACTACGTTGCGCATACAAGAAGTACAGAAACGGTGATCCAAGAACCGAAAGAAGTAATTATTCTTGAAGGGATTTTAATTTTAGAAGATCGCCGCTTAAGGGATTTAATGGATATTAAAGTGTATGTGGATACAGATGATGACATCCGTATTATTCGTCGAATCAAGCGTGATATGGAAGAACGTGGCCGTACTTTGGATTCTGTGATTGAACAATATTTGACAGTCGTCAAGCCCATGTATCACCAATTTATTGAACCTACGAAACGTTATGCAGATATCATTGTGCCAGAAGGTGGCGAAAACCACGTCGCTATTGATTTAATTAATACAAAAGTGGATAGTATTTTAACAAAAATGTAATAGTCAGCTTAAATAGCCGTCTCTATATCAGAGTCGACTGTTTAAGCTTTTTTTGACTTTTAAAGGGTGGTTTTATCAAATATTTTAAGGGATAGCTAAAAAGTTGAAAATATTGCAAGAAACAATATGCTATAATTTTTTAAAGGAAAAGGAGGGAAGGGAATCTGAATGATAAAAAGAGGTGAGGTTTTTTATGCGAATCTCTCACCAGTTGTTGGTTCTGAACAAGGTGGGATTCGACCTGTCCTGATTATTCAAAATAACAAAGGTAACTTATTTAGTCCAACGTTGATTGTTGCACCGATTACCCGTAACGTAAGCAAGCGGCTGCAACCAACGCAAGTCCTCATCGAAATTCCCCATAACGAGTGCAGGACGCCATCACTTATTTTGTTAGAACAAATTCGAACATTGGATAAAGAACGAATGCTACACAAGGTTTGTCAACTTTCTCGTGAAGAGATGGAACAGGTCAATCAAGCTTTAAAAGTTAGCGTTGGTATCCGTTAATTTACATATAAAGAAATCGTTTTGGGGAAACGGTTTCTTTTTTTGTTGAAATGGTTTCCAAATATTCGTTTTTCTCGTATAGTGAAAGAGGAGGCGATCACATGGATAAAATTCGTTATGGAATTATGAGTACTGCCCAAATTGTCCCAAGATTTGTATCAGGGCTTCGAGAAAGCGCGCAAGCTGAAGTGCGCGGGATTGCATCAAGGCGTTTAGAGAATGCTCAAAAAATGTCTAAAGAATTAGCGATTCCGGTGGCTTATGGCAGTTATGAAGAGTTATGTAAGGATGAAACAATTGATATTATTTATATTCCCACCTACAATCAAGGACATTACTCAGCAGCTAAGCTTGCGTTATCACAAGGAAAACCCGTCCTACTGGAAAAACCATTTACATTAAATGCTGCTGAAGCAGAAGAACTCTTCGCAATCGCACAGGAGCAAGGAGTTTTTCTAATGGAAGCTCAGAAGTCTGTCTTTTTACCAATTACCCAAAAAGTAAAGGCGACAATTCAAGAAGGGAGATTGGGAGAGATTTTATGGGTTCAGTCAGTTACTGCCTATCCCAATGTGGATCATATTCCCTGGTTTTACTCGAGAGAAGCGGGTGGTGGAGCGCTTCATGGCTCAGGAAGTTATCCATTACAATACTTACAATACGTATTAGGGAAAGAGATTCAAGCGGTTACGGGAACCGCAACATATCAGCAAGGAGCGACGGATAGTCAATGTAATTTAGCTTTGAAATTTGCTGAAGGGACGCTGGGCAATATTTTTATTAATGTTGGTTTAAAGATACCTAGTGAAATGACCATTTGTGGTACAAAAGGGCAAATCGTTATTCCTAATTTCTGGAAAACAGATTGTGCTTATTATACAGATGCTCAAGGCAACACTGTCAAATGGTCTGAACAATTTACTAGTGAATTTACGTATGAAATCAATCATGTGAATCAATGTTTACAAGACAAAAAGTTAACTAGCCCCGTAATGACGAAAGAATTAACGATAGCAACCGTTAAAATTGTTGAAAGTTTTTATCAAGAATGGTTCGATAACGAATAATTATCATCACTTGCTATCCAAACTATTCTGTGTTAAAGTGTGTTTTATGCGACGAGTTGACTCAATCAGATAGCTTCGGCTATTCCGTTTTGACGGCTAGTGATTGTCAAACACAACGACACCAGATAGTACGGCTATCAGTTACCGGATTTGTAACGTGTCGGACAGAATACTTTTGTGGAGAAGGTTTCTGTCTATTTATGCAAATAAATAGTGTGGTATCCCTTAACAGTAGTAACTGTTAAGGGATTTTTTTGTATGAAAAGAGAAGTGTTGCACTTTTATAAGTGCAACTTTTTTGTGTTGTGGAACAGATAAAATAACGCTATAGTTTTAAGTGTAAAGGGAAAAGAAAAGAGGTGACAAGGCATGACCGTGTTGTTGTCCAAAAGAGCGATAAATATTTTATTGATGCTTTTGGATTTGGAAGGGAGTATTACCACGCAAGAATTAGCTGAGAACTTTACTGTCAGCGTTCGAACAATTAAGTATGATTTAGAAGATATTCGTGCTTGGTTTGAACAGCACGATGAGACACTTTATTCAAAACGAAATAAGGGAATCTGGCTAGATTTACCTGACTCTAAACGCTTACTGTTAAAAAATGAAATTATCGATGTCGATCGATTTGAAACCTATCCTGATCAAAAAAGACGAGTCAATGTATTGATTTTTCAGTTATTGTCAGTCAAAGGGTACTTAACGGCACAGCAGCTAGCAGATGAATTATTAGTGAGTCGAAACACAATTGTCAGTGATTTGGAACAGGTCGAACGGTTGCTGCAAGCATATGATTTAACCTTAATTCGCCAAGCACGGCAAGGGTTTACAATCAGTGGTGAAGAAAGCAATGTACGCTTACTGATGGAATTTATCACTCAAAAAGAACTTACAGAATACGATATTTACCAAATTATGAACTATGTGACAAAGACAAAAGGGGCTGAAAAAATCCCTAAAATTAAATTTGGGTCAGGGACATTGTTTCAAGGTTGTTATCGTAGTGCATTGAAAAAAATGCGAAATTTAATTAATCCACTCGATCAAAATCAATTTGATTATGCCGAAATATTATCTATTACGTTGAGAGTGGCAATTGCCGCAGCACGTATGCAGATGGCACATACAATTGGGACTTACCGAGTATTATCGCAAAAAACACGCTTTGAACAACGGAACGAAGTACCACTTTTACTTTTACAAGAGGTGTTTGAACGGTATGACTTGCCTTTATTAGCGGATGAATATTTTTATATTTATAGTGATTTATTCGGAACCCATCAACGGCAAGATATGGTTCAATTAACAAAGCAAGTGATTGAAAGCGTTTCAAAAGAGCTGAATTATCCTTTTGTAAATGATCGCCAATTATTTACGAACTTGTTTGCACACCTGTCCTTACGTTTTACAAAGAAACATTTATTTATTAATGAATACAATCCGTTTTCTGAAGAAATCAAAGGAAAACACCCAGCGTTGTTTTTAGCTATTCAAAGTGCCTGTAAACAATTAATTCAACGTTCTGTTTTGTTAGTCAACGATTCTTTCTGCGCATATATTGCGTTGCATTTTTTGGCAGCTCAGGAACGACAACAGCAGGAAGCTAAAGTTGTTAGGATTGTGTATGTTTGCTCGACGGGCTTAGGTGTGACCAGTTTAATTGAACAAAAAATTTTAGAGGAAGTACCAAACGTTGAACTCGCAGGATTTGCTTCTGTTTTAAATGCAACTGAAGTGATTCAAGCAGAAAAGCCCGATTTGGTATTGAGTATTTTCCCAATTGAAGAAATGACATACCCATTTATTAAAGTTAGTCCATTGTTGACGGACACAGACTTAAGTTTGATTCGGGAAGAGGTCGATAAAATTTTATTAGGGAAACGTCAAGGAAAAGGTACCGCTCGCTCCACGAAATCTGATGTAATTGAAAAAAATGAACGGATACAAAGCCAAGATTTATTAGTAAAAGCGTATATTATTTATGAAGAGTTAAAACGAATGTTTCAAACAAAGTTACTGAGCGAATATCAAGAAGCCTTTTTACTTCACGTTTTATTAATGACACATCGGATTACGTTTAATAAACAATACGAAGAGATTCCTTGTAATAGAGAAGTATCTCATGAAAGGCAAGAAGAAATTCGGCAAATTGAATGTTTATTTGCTAAAAATGAGTTACCTGTCAATCATGCTGAAATTTCAGCATTACTTAATTATTTAGAACAACCAAAGGAGGAAGAGGATGGAACTAGCAATGGAAGCACAGGAGATCATTCGACAAAGTGCTGAACCAGAAAAGCTACAATCGATTATCAAACAAACCAGTGCGCGATTAGCAGAAGCACAAATTGAACCAACGGAATTACAGTGGACGATTTTGATTAACCATCTCAATGAGATGCTGAATCGTTCAAGAGAAGGAACGACATTAGCTGGTGTTGATCGGACGTTATTTACGGAACTAACACCAGAAACGTTGAAAATTGCACAAGAAACAACAGAAGCAATTGGTCAGTTATCAGAAGATGAATGGTATGTTTTAGCTGTTCATTTTGAAGTTGCTAAACAAAACAATTAATAGGAGGAAAAGTTATGATTACAGTAGTTATCGCAGATCGTTTAGGAAAAGGACAAAATGTTGCAAAAGGAGTGGAGCAAGCCGGTGGTCGCGCGGTTGTTGTTCCAGGAATGGGCGCTGATATGCGTTTAGGAGATGTGATGCAACAAGAAAAGGCTGATTTAGGCATTTCTTTCTGTGGCAGTGGTGGTGCAGGGGCGTTAACGGCTGCTACTAAATACGGGTATCCCGAAAGACATGGCATGCGATCAATCGAAGAAGGGGTAACAGCAATTAACGATGGGAAAACTGTTCTTGGATTTGGTTTTATGGATCAGGAAGAACTTGGTAAACGAGTAACTGAAGCATTTATTAAGAAACACGGAGCATAGAAAGTAGTAACTTAGAAAGGAGCGGTAATTATGGATGCCACAAAACGGTCAACACAAACCGTGATTGTTTCTGGAAAAGGTAATAAGAAGAATGAAGCTTTTGCAAGTGCATTGAATGATGTTTCAAAAAAAGTATTAAAAGAAACAACAGAGGTCCTCATCCGGATTGAACCGAAAGAAGTAACTATTCGTCAGGCAAAAGAACAAGTTTATACAGAAAAATTTCTGTTCTTCTTCTTTCCTAGAAAGAGAGTGATTTATCATGTCGAACTAGCTGTAGAAGTGGAAATCCAAGCCATTGCAGTCGAAGAAGTTGATTTTTTAACGGAAACAATTAAAGAACCGAACGCAGTAGTAGTTCCGTTTCTTTCAAAAAGAGGCGTATAAAGGGAGGAAGAAGGAATGGAATTTGTAATCATTTTGCTGAAGTCATTGCTTATTGGTGGTTTACTAGGTTTTGCAGCTGGCGCAGGCGCTGCTCGGATGTTTCATGCACCACAAACGCAAGGGTTAGGGGCATTTAGAACATTAGGGGAAATGAACGCGGCACAAGGAGATCCAGCATCACACTTTTCTTTTGGTTTAGGTTTTTTCTTTAATGCTTGGGCTTCGGCCGTGGGAGCAGGGGCCTTTACACAAGATGTGACCCACCGGATTGTGCCTAACTGGGCTGCAGCAATTTTATTGGTAAAGGATAAAGATGTCACTAAAACGATGCATAATCCCAAAAAAATGGGGATTGTCGGGGCCTTTGTAGGAATGGCGACTGTGGCTTTCTTAAATAGTACAGCTGCAGCAATTCCAGAATCGCTACAAGTAACAGCAGTTGCGGTGTTGGTACCTGCAGCAACGATTTTAATCAATACTGTGATGCCCGTTTTATTCTGGCTAGCGGCTTTAGATGCAGGAAAACGGACGGGTTTCTGGGGAACATTGTTTGGCGGATTATCTCAATTAGTCATGGGCAATGCTGTCCCAGGAGTTGTATTAGGGATCTTAATCGGTAAAGGTGTCGATGATTTAGGGTGGACCCGAATGACACGCGGCATGCTTGGTGCCATTATCTTATTATTTATTTTAAGTGGCTTCTTCCGAGGGTTCGACTTAGAAATGATCGAAAGTTTCCGCTTGTCTATTCCTCAATGGTTAAATAATTTACACAATGTCTTCACCGTTAAATAGAAAAAAGGAGGTCTCATAGATGGAACAGCAAGAAAAAAATGAATGGGCACAACAAGAACAAGAAATTCAAGAAGGTTTAAAAGGCAAAAGTTTTTGGTATGCTGATTGGGGCTTTCCGATTTTAGTCGGGATTATGTCAGCGGCAATTTTTGCAGGAACACATATGTATGTAGTTTATGGTGTGGGCGCCTTTAATGAAGTTTCAATTGTTGCGATGCTAAAAGCTGGTTTAGATGGTGGTTCTTATGGCGCTGCCGCAGCATTTGGTGCAAGTTTCCTGTTTGCACGAATTTTAGAAGGTTCTTTAATCGGGATTTTAGATTTAGGTGGCTCAATTTTAACGGGGATCGGGATTGGCGTACCTGCAATTTTCCTCAGCATGGGTATTAAAGCACCTGTAGAAAACTTTGGCTTAGCACTTTTAACAGGTGCGCTACTAGGGTTAGCAGTTGGTGGCGTAATTGTGTTGATTCGGAAATTTACTATCAATCAAGGAAATTCCACTTTTGGTGCGGATGTGATGATGGGGGCTGGTAATGCCTCAGGACGTTTCTTAGGCCCGTTAATTATTTTGAGTGCGGCGGGTGCTTCGATTCCTATTGGGATTGGTGCCACATTAGGCGCTTTAGGTTTTTACATTTGGAAAAAACCAATCGCTGGGGGCGCAATTTTAGGCGCAATGATTTTTGGTGCAATATTCCCGGTTTCTTTATAATCAGAAAAAGCCTTTTGTTTTGCACTTTCTCTGTCATGAATAAGAATAAGCGTTTACATTATAATGTTACTATGTTATTATAAATGCGAAATAATTATTATTTTTATTAGTTGAACGGAGGAATTAACAAATGAATGGTTTTGTACAGTGGATGGAAGTTAAGTTAATGCCGATTGCGAATAAATTTGGTTCGCAACGCCATATGACAGCGATTAGAAAAGGATTAATTGCAACGATGCCTTTAACAATTGTGGGCTCATTCTTTACAATTTTTCAAAATATTCCAATTGAGGCATACACAAAATTGATTGAACCTTATCAAGCAATTTTAGATATTCCTTCCCGCTATACGATGGGGTTACTTGCACTTTATGCAACATTTGGGATTGCTTCATCATTGGCCAAAAGTTATAAGCTTGACTCTTTGACGTGCGGAATTTTAGCATTAATGGCCTTTTTAGTAACAGCGGCACCACCAACACGTGTCTTTGAAGATGTTGACAACGTCATTACAGCAGGGCGCTATATTAATTTAGCAAATTTAGGTTCAGCTTCTTTATTTGGTGCGATTGTAACAGCGCTGTTATCTGTTGAAATTTATCGCTTCTTTATTGAAAAAGATATTATGATTAAGATGCCAGATGGCGTACCGCCTGAAGTGTCAAATTCATTTATTGCGTTAATTCCAGGAGCAGTTATTCTTTTATTATTCTGGGTTATTCGCCACGTAATTGGTTTTGATTTGAATGGTTTCTTGAGTACGTTATTAATGCCACTTAAAGGTATCCTTGCTGGTAACAGTTTATTTGGCGGCTTACTAACAGTCTTCTTAATCTGTTTCTTCTGGGTTTTAGGGATTCATGGTCCAGCGATTATGGGCCCAGTTATTCGTCCTTTCTGGGATATGTCGATTGCAGAAAACCTTGAAGCTTTTACCAATGGTGCAAACGTTCATCAGTTACCTAATATTTTTACAGAACAGTTTTTACAATGGTTTATCTGGATTGGTGGCGCTGGAACTACGCTTTCTTTAGTTGTTTTAATGATGTTTTCTAAATCAACGTATCTGAAAAGTCTTGGCCGTTTATCGTTCTTACCAGGCTTGTTTAATATTAATGAACCAGTTATTTTCGGAACGCCGATCGTAATGAATCCTATTTTAGGTATTCCGTTTATCGTGGCACCGTTAATTACCACAACGTTATCTTATTTCTTAACAGTCGCTAATATAATTCCGATGATGGCTGCACGCTTAGCGTTTGCAATTCCAGCACCAATTGCTGCTTGGATGAGTACCAATTGGAGTTTCTCGGCCGCAGTATTAGTGATTGTTAACTTCTTAATTACAATGGCTATCTACTATCCATTTTTCAAAGTTTATGAAAAACAACAATTGGATAAAGAAGCAGAAGAATTAGCAGCTGAACAAGCAGCGAAAAATTAAAAAATGTTAGGGCGGGTGTTCTGATATGAATATCCTGCCCCTTCTAAGTCAGAGAAGAAAGTCAGGAGCGTATAAGATGATTATTTGGTTCATTTTCTTTTTTATCGTTAGTCAAATTATTATAGAAAAAGGGCAGTTGCCTACTGTTGTTTATCAACTTAGTTTAGTAAAGACATTGGTTTTTACGGCAGTTTGTATTACTCTTTCCATGATAATTGGCGGATTTCTAAATCAACCAGTATTGCTCGTTGGCTCTACAACAATCCTGTGTAGCTCGGTGATTGCTTGGAAATTTCGAAATAAATTTGAAAATAGCGGAGTGTGAGAACGAAGATGAAAAGAGCATTAGGTGTATCAGTTTATCCAGATCATAGTGATATCAATCAAGATAAAGCGTATTTAAAAAAAGCCAGCGAATGTGGGTTTACTCGAATTTTTATGAGTATGTTAGAAGTGACCGATGGCAAAGAAGCGGTTCAGAAAAAATTTAAAGAATTAATTAGTTATGCGAAAAATTTAGGATTTGAAACAATTTTAGATGTCGTTCCAAGTATCTTTGATGAATTGGAAATTTCATATGATGATTTGACTTTTTTCAGCGAATTAGGAGCTGATGGGATTCGATTGGATACAGGGTTTGATGGAAATAAAGAAGCCATGTTGACGTTTAATCCATTCGGCGTGGCTATTGAGCTGAATATGAGTAATGATGTTGCTTATCTTGATAACATTTTGACGTATGAAGCGAATCGACCTTTCTTATATGGTTGTCATAACTTTTATCCACAAGCGGCAACTGCATTGCCGTATGATTTCTTTGAAAAATGTAGCATCCGCTTTAAAAAGGAAGGTATTCGGACAGCTGCTTTTATTTCATCACAGGTAGGTGAAATTGGTCCTTGGGATGTGAATGATGGGCTACCTACTTTAGAAATGCATAGACAGTTGCCAGTCACTGTTCAAGCTAAACATTTATTTGCAACAAATTTAATTGATGATGTTGTTATTGGAAATGCTTATGCTTCCAACGAAGAATTAGAAGCATTGGGTCAGTTGAATCGTTATCAAACAGAATTGACCATTGTTTTTGAAGAAGCGACTTCTGAAATTGAAAAAGAAATCGTAACAAAAAATCAACATTTTCGCCGTGGAGATATCACTCAGCAGATGATTCGTTCCACAGAAGTGCGTAAAAAATATAAAAATGAAGCTAATCCCCCACATGATAATCAAGCAATGCTACAACCTGGAGATGTTGTTGTGGGAAATGATGCATTTGGAAAATACAAAAATGAATTACAAGTCGTTTTAGAACCACATCAAGACTCACGCAAAAATCGAGTAGGGCGTATTATAGAAGAAGAACTTGTATTATTAGAATTCATTAAGCCTTGGACAAAATTTAGATTTATAGAAAAGTAGGGAAGAATATGGACTACGATTTACTTATAAAAAATGGACAGACAGTAGATGGTATGCCTGTTGAAATTGCAATTAAAGAGAAAAAAATAGCTGCTGTTGCAGCAACTATTTCAGGTTCTGCAAAGGAAACTATCCACTTAGAACCAGGTACTTATGTATCCGCAGGCTGGATAGATGATCACGTTCATTGTTTTGAAAAAATGGCTCTTTATTATGATTATCCAGATGAAATTGGGGTCAAAAAGGGTGTTACGACAGTGATTGATGCTGGGACAACAGGTGCTGAAAACATTCATGAATTTTATGACTTAGCGCAGCAAGCAAAAACAAATGTTTTTGGATTAGTCAATATTTCTAAATGGGGCATCGTTGCTCAGGACGAACTCGCAGATTTAAGTAAAGTACAAGCGAGTTTAGTCAAAAAAGCGATTCAAGAATTACCAGATTTTGTTGTAGGGATTAAAGCCCGTATGAGTAGGACCGTTATTGGCGATAACGGCATTACGCCTTTAGAATTGGCCAAACAGATTCAGCAAGAGAACCAAGAAATTCCCTTAATGGTTCACA from Enterococcus faecalis includes the following:
- a CDS encoding PTS sugar transporter subunit IIC — translated: MNGFVQWMEVKLMPIANKFGSQRHMTAIRKGLIATMPLTIVGSFFTIFQNIPIEAYTKLIEPYQAILDIPSRYTMGLLALYATFGIASSLAKSYKLDSLTCGILALMAFLVTAAPPTRVFEDVDNVITAGRYINLANLGSASLFGAIVTALLSVEIYRFFIEKDIMIKMPDGVPPEVSNSFIALIPGAVILLLFWVIRHVIGFDLNGFLSTLLMPLKGILAGNSLFGGLLTVFLICFFWVLGIHGPAIMGPVIRPFWDMSIAENLEAFTNGANVHQLPNIFTEQFLQWFIWIGGAGTTLSLVVLMMFSKSTYLKSLGRLSFLPGLFNINEPVIFGTPIVMNPILGIPFIVAPLITTTLSYFLTVANIIPMMAARLAFAIPAPIAAWMSTNWSFSAAVLVIVNFLITMAIYYPFFKVYEKQQLDKEAEELAAEQAAKN
- a CDS encoding DUF4310 family protein, producing MEQQEKNEWAQQEQEIQEGLKGKSFWYADWGFPILVGIMSAAIFAGTHMYVVYGVGAFNEVSIVAMLKAGLDGGSYGAAAAFGASFLFARILEGSLIGILDLGGSILTGIGIGVPAIFLSMGIKAPVENFGLALLTGALLGLAVGGVIVLIRKFTINQGNSTFGADVMMGAGNASGRFLGPLIILSAAGASIPIGIGATLGALGFYIWKKPIAGGAILGAMIFGAIFPVSL
- a CDS encoding DUF871 domain-containing protein, which translates into the protein MKRALGVSVYPDHSDINQDKAYLKKASECGFTRIFMSMLEVTDGKEAVQKKFKELISYAKNLGFETILDVVPSIFDELEISYDDLTFFSELGADGIRLDTGFDGNKEAMLTFNPFGVAIELNMSNDVAYLDNILTYEANRPFLYGCHNFYPQAATALPYDFFEKCSIRFKKEGIRTAAFISSQVGEIGPWDVNDGLPTLEMHRQLPVTVQAKHLFATNLIDDVVIGNAYASNEELEALGQLNRYQTELTIVFEEATSEIEKEIVTKNQHFRRGDITQQMIRSTEVRKKYKNEANPPHDNQAMLQPGDVVVGNDAFGKYKNELQVVLEPHQDSRKNRVGRIIEEELVLLEFIKPWTKFRFIEK
- a CDS encoding amidohydrolase/deacetylase family metallohydrolase, yielding MDYDLLIKNGQTVDGMPVEIAIKEKKIAAVAATISGSAKETIHLEPGTYVSAGWIDDHVHCFEKMALYYDYPDEIGVKKGVTTVIDAGTTGAENIHEFYDLAQQAKTNVFGLVNISKWGIVAQDELADLSKVQASLVKKAIQELPDFVVGIKARMSRTVIGDNGITPLELAKQIQQENQEIPLMVHIGSAPPHLDEILTLMEKGDVLTHCFNGKENGILDQATDRIKDFAWQAYNKGVVFDIGHGTDSFNFHVAETALREGMKAASISTDIYIRNRENGPVYDLATTMEKLRVVGYDWPEIIEKVTKAPAENFHLAQKGTLEIGKDADLTIFTIQAEEKTLTDSNGLTRVAKEQIRPIKTIIGGQIYDN
- a CDS encoding DUF4311 domain-containing protein, with the translated sequence MEFVIILLKSLLIGGLLGFAAGAGAARMFHAPQTQGLGAFRTLGEMNAAQGDPASHFSFGLGFFFNAWASAVGAGAFTQDVTHRIVPNWAAAILLVKDKDVTKTMHNPKKMGIVGAFVGMATVAFLNSTAAAIPESLQVTAVAVLVPAATILINTVMPVLFWLAALDAGKRTGFWGTLFGGLSQLVMGNAVPGVVLGILIGKGVDDLGWTRMTRGMLGAIILLFILSGFFRGFDLEMIESFRLSIPQWLNNLHNVFTVK